Proteins encoded in a region of the Shewanella polaris genome:
- a CDS encoding Na(+)-translocating NADH-quinone reductase subunit C, with product MASNKDSFGRTLFVVVGLCLICSVLVSTAAVLLKPIQQENKLLDKQKYILEAASLINLKEGNITKKDILSKYNQYVEARLVDLKTGDFVEGDANTYDQRKASRNTDMSSIPEHDIASIKRVADKAVVYLVRNDEGKLTSVILPVHGYGLWSTMYAFLALEADLNTVQGLVYYDQGETPGLGGEVENPKWKALWKGKQLFDAQGNLAISVTKNPVVASSIHGVDALSGATLTSNGVQHSLTFWLGKEGFANFIAKARNGGLS from the coding sequence GTGGCTAGTAATAAAGATTCGTTCGGAAGAACGCTATTTGTTGTTGTCGGCTTATGTCTTATCTGTTCTGTACTTGTTTCTACCGCTGCGGTGTTGTTAAAACCCATCCAGCAAGAAAACAAGTTGCTGGATAAGCAAAAGTATATTCTTGAAGCGGCGAGCCTGATTAATCTAAAAGAAGGCAATATCACCAAAAAAGATATTCTAAGCAAATACAACCAATATGTTGAAGCTCGCTTAGTTGACCTTAAAACAGGTGATTTTGTTGAAGGTGACGCTAATACTTACGATCAACGTAAAGCATCGCGTAACACTGACATGTCGTCTATACCTGAACATGACATAGCCTCAATCAAGCGTGTTGCCGATAAAGCCGTTGTTTACCTTGTTCGTAATGATGAAGGTAAATTGACTAGCGTAATTTTACCTGTCCATGGTTATGGTTTGTGGTCAACTATGTATGCGTTTTTAGCTCTAGAAGCTGATCTCAATACTGTGCAAGGACTTGTTTACTATGACCAAGGTGAAACACCTGGTTTAGGTGGCGAAGTTGAAAATCCAAAATGGAAAGCATTATGGAAAGGTAAGCAGTTATTTGATGCTCAAGGTAACTTGGCTATTAGTGTAACTAAAAACCCCGTAGTGGCTAGCTCTATTCATGGGGTTGATGCGCTTTCTGGTGCAACATTGACCAGTAACGGTGTACAACACTCATTGACGTTTTGGTTAGGTAAAGAAGGTTTTGCAAACTTTATCGCTAAAGCACGCAACGGAGGGTTAAGCTAA
- a CDS encoding NADH:ubiquinone reductase (Na(+)-transporting) subunit B, translating into MSLKDFIERIEPQFEKGGKYEKWYAFYEAAATVLYTPGKVNHGATHVRDNLDLKRMMITVWACTFPAMFFGMYNVGLQAQIAMGAGFGMPDIWQVGLFELFGAQLTADSGITSLMFYGACFFLPIYAVTFIVGGFWEVLFASVRGHEINEGFFVTSVLFALTLPPTIPLWMVALGITFGVVVAKEIFGGTGRNFLNPALAGRAFLFFAYPLSMSGDNSWVVADGFSGATALSQAAQGTFDYASNANWIDAFMGFIPGSVGEVSTFAILLGGLVIIYTRIASWRIVGGVMLGMVAIATLLNLVGSDTNPMFAMPWYWHLVLGGFAFGMMFMATDPVSASFTNTAKWTYGFLIGAMVVFIRVVNPAFPEGMMLAILFANLFAPLFDHFVVQANIKRRIARG; encoded by the coding sequence ATGAGCTTGAAAGATTTTATCGAGCGTATTGAACCGCAATTTGAAAAAGGCGGTAAGTACGAAAAGTGGTATGCCTTTTATGAAGCGGCTGCCACCGTATTGTATACACCAGGTAAAGTGAACCACGGGGCAACTCATGTTCGCGATAACCTTGACCTAAAACGTATGATGATTACGGTTTGGGCGTGTACATTCCCAGCGATGTTTTTTGGTATGTACAACGTAGGCTTACAAGCTCAAATTGCCATGGGTGCCGGTTTCGGTATGCCTGACATTTGGCAAGTAGGTTTATTTGAATTATTTGGCGCTCAACTCACTGCAGACTCTGGCATTACGTCCTTGATGTTCTATGGTGCGTGCTTCTTCCTACCTATCTATGCAGTGACTTTCATTGTCGGTGGTTTTTGGGAGGTGCTCTTTGCGTCAGTGCGTGGCCATGAAATTAACGAAGGTTTCTTCGTTACTTCAGTGCTATTTGCATTAACTCTACCGCCAACAATTCCTTTATGGATGGTCGCTTTAGGTATTACCTTCGGTGTGGTTGTAGCAAAAGAAATATTCGGTGGTACAGGGCGTAACTTCTTAAACCCTGCACTCGCTGGACGTGCTTTCTTGTTCTTTGCTTACCCATTAAGCATGTCTGGTGATAACTCTTGGGTTGTGGCTGATGGCTTCTCTGGTGCAACGGCATTAAGTCAGGCTGCGCAAGGTACTTTCGATTACGCCTCAAATGCTAACTGGATTGACGCCTTTATGGGCTTTATTCCTGGTTCCGTGGGTGAAGTATCGACCTTTGCTATTTTGCTAGGTGGTTTAGTTATTATCTATACCCGTATTGCCTCTTGGCGTATTGTCGGTGGCGTGATGCTAGGTATGGTGGCAATTGCTACTCTACTTAACTTGGTAGGTAGTGATACAAACCCTATGTTCGCAATGCCTTGGTATTGGCACTTAGTATTAGGTGGCTTTGCATTTGGTATGATGTTTATGGCGACAGACCCTGTTTCTGCGTCATTTACCAATACGGCTAAATGGACATACGGCTTCCTTATTGGTGCAATGGTAGTGTTTATCCGCGTGGTTAACCCTGCATTCCCTGAAGGTATGATGTTAGCTATCCTGTTTGCTAACCTATTTGCTCCATTATTTGACCATTTTGTTGTACAGGCAAATATTAAGCGGAGGATTGCTCGTGGCTAG